The genome window AGGATTTCCATAATAATCGGAAAAGTAAGGAAGCATTGCGTCCAGCACCTCTCCATCGACCTTTGTTGTTGCATTGTTATCAACATATATGAGTTGTTTCACGTTTAACCTCTTTAACATTAAGTTCCGGAGATACAAGTTCTTTGATTTTGTTTTCAATAAAATTTTTAATTGTAACCTGGGATGTCATGCAATTCGCACAGGCTCCGCGAAGTTTTACATATATTGTATTTTCATCCAGATCTATCAGCTCAATATTTCCACCGTCTTTTTTAAGTACAGGCTTGATCTCCTGCTCGAGTATCTCTTCTATCAGCTTAATTTTTTGTATATTCGTCATTTTTTGCGGCTTTTTCTTTTCAGATCGCTCCTTACCCTGCATAGTATCGATTATTTCTTGAATCTTCTCCACGCAGTTTCCGCATCCTCCCCCGGCCTTTACAAAATCAGTTACATCTTCAACTGATGTTAAGCTGTTCTCGGTAATTGCCCGATTAATTTCAAGGTCCGTAACCCCAAAGCATTCGCAAACGATTTCCCCTTCGGGCTTCTGGTATGGAATACCCCGGTAATGCGCAATCGCTTTTTCAAGCGCATCACGCCCCATTACGGAGCAATGCATTTTTTCTTTTGGCAAATCACCAAGATACTTTGCAATGTAGTCATTGGTAACCTTCGCAGCATCATCTACGGTAAGGCCTCTGATTATTTCAGTCAAAGCCGAAGAAGATGCTATGGCACTGGCGCATCCGAATGTTTGAAATTTTGCATCTATAATTTTTTCATTTTCACCTACCTTAAAGGTGAGTTTCAAGGCATCCCCGCAGGAGAGTGAGCCTACTTCACCTATCCCGTCAGCATCTTCAATAACACCTACATTACGGGGATTCAGAAAATGATCTTTTACTTTATCAGTATATTCCCACATGCTTCACTCCTTTTACAAACTTCCGATATCACAATATGAACTTTGAACAATTCCGCCCGACTGTTATTTTTAGTATAATTAGTGCCTGAACGAAAACTATCTATCATTTTGATAAAATAACTATTTCCAGCTTTTTTTCTAAACGAAGATCTAAAGCGATTAGCTTTAAGGCGTTAGGTATTAGCTCTAAAAATGTTCTATTTTTCTTTTAACACCTAAAACTTCATTTAAATAAACAAACAATAACGCCTTGTTTTATTTTGATTAATAGGGTTTCCGTTCAGGCATTAATTATATAATTTATTTAATTCTCTAATACTAACTGCCGAGTTTGATTATATATAATCATTAAAGAATAAAATCAACACAGATAATTTTTATAGCATGGCCGACATATTTAAGAATCATGACATACAACCTTTTGCAAAATAATCACCCCGGCGAAAGCCGGAATCCAGTCTTTTCAAATAATTGCAAACCATCTGGACTCCGGTTTTCACCGGAGTAATGACTTTTGAATAGACCATCAAGTATTAAGTTGAAAAGAAAACAACAGGGATAAAGACCCATATTTTTTGGGGCTGATTTTGGCTGTTTTTACCAATATTTTTTATCGTAATCGCGATAAAGCCGCTTTAAGTGCCAACCAAATTTAATACCTTTCCAAATAAATTTGTACAAATCCCTGAATGGCACTTTAACTTTGTTTATCCTTGAAGGTACATATGCGGCGCCCATTGCATACAGAATTGCAAAATAGCGATAAAAACGTCTTAACGGTAGTTTCGTCGGAAGGATCGTATGCAGACAGTCATAATAGAGACAGGGGTCTTCACAGATGAAATTGTCCTGAGAATCATGGAAGTCATTTGTTCCGGGTGGTGGTGAAAAAATTGTAAATGCGAATTCCGCAGGAGCCATTTCCTTTATCGTTTTCTGAACAGTGATAAAGTCTTCTTCTTCAAAATCGGGATTGATCATAAGCGCTGCATGAATGTTAAGATTCAAATCTCTAAGTATCTCTCTTGCCTCTCTGTTTTGTGAAGGTGTGGCATTTTTATTGTAGGCATTTAGAGTTTCCTCTTTAAGCGATTCAAAGCCGATATAAACGAACTCAAGTCCGGCTTTTTTCCAGAGTTTAAAAAGTTCGGGATGATTACATATGGTATCACTTCTTGCCCACGATAGATATTTTTTCTTTATCCCCCTTGCGATAAGCATTTCCGCTATTTTAGACATTCTTTTTGTGTTAATAAAAGTCTCGTCATCAACAAAATAAATATATTCCTGAGGCAAAGACTCGATTTCGTCGACGACATCCTCGACTTTTCTCTGCAAATACTTGCCGCTTGCCAGAAAGTGCACGACACAAAAACTGCAGCGATTTGGACATCCCACGCTGGTTCTGACACAGGCAATTTCCGGGAAGAGCGTTTTTGTTTTCCTGCCCGGTTCTCCATAGCAAAGACAATAATATTTAGATACATCTATCAAATCACGACGAGGTTTCGTGTTTATGCCATCCGGATGAAGTGCGGGTGGTGGTTTTTTGGCAAGTTCATCGAAATTTTCCGAAGCAGGCTGCAGAATCCACTGAGATTCGGGCAGCTTTTCTCCCCTTTCCATAGCCGCAATGATTACCTTGATTGCGGAAACTCCATCTCCACGTACAACCAAATCAAAAAGCTCAGGATACTTGCAGTCAAGAGGAATACTTGATGAATGTATTCCCCCGATACAGACTACTGCTTCCGGCAGAATTTTTTTGGCAATTGCCGCAAGTTCTTTATTAGTACGAAACTGACCGGAAAAACCTCCAAAACCTATAAAATCAGGCTGATATTCCTGAAGTGCCTTTTTAAATGCAGCAACAGGCTTTTTATGTACCGCCAGATCGCAAATTTTCACATCATGAGGCTCCTGCACCGCACCGGCAATCAACTCCTGAGCGTAGGGCTCAAGGAGCAGCATTGTCTGCAGCCATTTGGACGTCGGCATATAAGGATATGGTCTGACTAATAAAATTTTAAGATTCATTAAGTAATATCACCTTTTTTTAAAAACCCGAAATTAAAATAAATGTTAGAAGGGTGCAATACAAAAAAATGACGCCGATTAAGCAGCCAGCGGCAAGTCTTTGATCGTGTTGTTATCAAACATATTTCTCTCTATTCCCAATCCGTTACGACAGGCATTTTTCAGCTTACCTGTCAGGACTAATGAACGTAGTAAGATTACATTCTCAGCATTTTCCCGCTTCCGAAACAGTCCCGTTCCCTTGATGCGGAGATTGATGACCCGGCGAATGACACTTTCGACAGTACCGCTGCCGGTGGGCAAGTCGTTATCACGGAATGTTTTATATTGAAATTTAGAATGATCACCAAAATAGTCATTCAATTTCTTCAAGGCAGCCTTTGGAGCGTTTCTTTTTTTGGGCAATTTTTCCCTAATAAGATCGACAATCCCTTTTATATCGCCATTCCATAGCAGTTCTCGAACCTGTGTGGAGAGCTTTTGCTTTTCCCTCTCTGTTAATTTCAAGGCATCAGATATAATCTTTTTTACAATGTTGATATTCTGTTTTGCGTGTGTATAGTCCAAAATCCGCTTTGCGTTACTCAGATCCAGTTCGCTGATAAGCGTATCAATTCTTGGCCAAATACCTTTTCCGCCATCAGCGCAAAAAATAATTTCCGAGGCCTCCTCGAGGTTTATCCATGAGAGGTATTCCTTGAGCAGTTCAAAAAAATTATCCAAACTATCGCATGATCCATCAAGAATGGGGCTGATCGATTTGATTTTTTTGCCATTTTCGTCAAACTAAAGTGGACCCATCGGCAACCTGAACAGTCAGTTTTTCGCCAATGTTTATCTCAATACCCTGGATCAATTTGTTAAGCATACCCTTAAATGCCGGTATTATCTGCACCAACATTGCATGAAACAAAAATCGCTGAATTGAGCTGCGCCGAGTAAGAATCAGAAACGATCAATACCGAAAGATATAAGTTAAAAGCAATAACTTACAAAACCGCGGGATATTAGGTGTCAGGCTCAAATGATTTGTTCGGCCTTGGTTTTTCTATAAGATAGCCGGAAACATAACGGTACAAAACGCTATACATAAGTGTTTGATATGGAATCCCTTTTTCTACAGCAAGAGCTTGGATTTCCTCCAGAATTTTTGACGACATTCTGATATTAACTCTTTTATCCTTTTTTAAGGTTTTGTGTGCATACTGCTGATGCTTCACTATTTCTTCTTTAACATTTTGCACCGACTTCCACTCACCTCGCTCAAAGGATTCGAGAATCTCTTGTTCGTCTTTATCGAGTTTAATTTTATCCATTCTTGCCTCCTAAATAAACACGAGTGGCTTTACGACTTGGAATTATTGTTTTTAGAAACTTACCATTTTCATTTTCCACAAATGGAACAAGATAAGCATAATCATTAATTTCAACCAAAAGTAATTGTTGGTTAGGATATTTTTCTTGATTGGGATGAGCTACAATATCAAGCACATCACCTCGCTCAATATGCATGGTTATTTGCTCAAAACTCACACCACGTTCTATTTTAAGCTGTTCATTTTTTTCTTTATTCCATCTATAATAGTCCATAAATTAAACCTAATAGAATGTGTGCCTAATGTCAACGAAAATTATGGATTGGGGGCTGAAACTAAAAAAACAGATGATATCATTTTGCACACAACTTTGGTCATGGAAAGAAGTATTTATCTCAACTTATGATGACCCTGAATCTTTAGGGATGGCTCGGTATATGCAAAAATTTTGGCAAATACGCTGCGTATCGGCCAAAGGTCCAAAAAGTAGTTCTCAGCGCAAACCAGAAACTTACCATACCCACAAAAAAAATTTTATCTTTCTTAAACCCGTTGAAAAATAAATTTTTAATAATGCTGCCTATGGCAGTTACTTCCAAAATTAGAATTGCTGTAGGCTGTTGATTTTGGTTGACAACCTGTATGATTAAGCATAAAAAAAGCTTTTAGTCGGGACGTGGCTCAGCCTGGTAGAGCACAGCGTTCGGGACGCTGGGGTCGCTGGTTCAAATCCAGTCGTCCCGACCAAATTTATAGATTTTTATGGCTGTTTGTATAAAAATACGGTTTTAAAAAATATGTGAAACTGTGGAATTAATTATGTGAAAATCTATAGGTTTTAAGATAATGATTTTGAGCATCAGAGAATGAAAAAGGCGTATTTTCATACTCCGTCAACCGATAAAGCCTATATCCGGTTATGACAAATTCTATAACGCTTCTCCTGTTAAACACTCAATTTTACATATTATTCCTCTTGTGTACCTTTATCTGCATTCCGTTTTTTGTCATAATAGTTGCAATACAGGCCTTGTTTTTATCCCACCGCAGCACAATGGAACGGTTCCGCCGGGCGATAAAATGGTACGGAATCATTGTAATCAAAGTGTTGCCATTCCCGTTTGTACGCATAATATACGAAGATCTTGATCAGGATAAAAGTATTGTTCCGTGTATTTATATTTGTAATCACAGGTCAACCTCGGACCCTTTTCTAATGTCCCTGCTTCCGTTTGAATTGGTGCAGGTGGTTAACAAGTGGCCGTTTCGTATACCGATTTTGGGAATATTTGCTAAATGGTCCGGGTACCTGAGCGTTAACGAGATGGCCTTTGAAGAATTCTCATCCAGGGTTTCAACGCTCTTGGATCAGGGGGTTTCCATTGCTGCCTTTCCTGAAGGTACCAGGTCCGGCGGTAAAAATATGGGCCAGTTTCACGGGGCCATGTTCCGCATAGCCCTTCAAACCAGATGCCCTATAGTTCCTGTTTGCATTACAGGGAACGAAATGATACCATTAAAAGGCTCCCTTTTGCTAAGGCCGGGCAGAATCCGTATTCGTAAGCTAAAAGCTTTAAAATGGGAAGATTACAAAGATTTAACACCTTTTAAATTTAAAAATCTCGTCCGGAATATTCTTGCCGGAGAGATGATCAGTGTAGAGAAATAATGACTGATGAATTATTCGGATATCATGACATAGGATTCTCTTCATCTGGTGTTATAAAAAAACTGCAGGAAAAGATTTTGCGGCGGCATCTTGTTTACTGTAAAAAGCATTCTCCACATTACAGAAAAAAATTTAAAAAATTTGATTTTGACAATTTTTCCTTAAACAGGTTACATGAGCTTCCTTTTACGGTAAAATCGGATATCAGCCGGTGCAATGAAGATTTTCTGGCTGTTGCCTGTGATAAAATAGTTGATATAGTTATGACCTCCGGGACAACCGGTCTTCCTTTGAAAATGATGTACACAGGTGCGGATCTTGACCGGCTGGCGTATAATGAAGAAAAATCTTTGGCAGGGTGCGGTATAACTGATAAGGATAGAGTACTTTTAACCTGTACTCTGGACAGATGCTTTATTGCGGGACTCGCCTATTTCCTGGGGGTACGAAGCATCGGCGCAGCAGCAGTGAGAAACGGCCAGAACAGCCTGGAGAGTCAGGTTGAAATTATCAAGCTGATGCGGCCGACTATTATTGTGGGGGTTCCGTCCTTTTTGATAAAATTAGGTATGTATATTGCAAATACAGGAGCTGATCCTCGAAAAACCGGGATTACCGGCCTTGTTTGCATAGGTGAACCTGTCCGGGATATGGATCTGAAACTATTAAAAACAGGAAAAGACTTAACAAATATCTGGAATGCAAATCTCTTTTCCACTTATGCTTCTACTGAAACCGTCACTACTTTTTGTGAATGTGAGCAACAAGAAGGAGGGCACCTGCATCCTGACCTGGCGATTGCAGAGATAGTAGATGAACTCGGCAATCCGGTGCCATCCGGCACAGCCGGAGAGGTTGTTATTACGCCACTCTCGGTGGAGGGGATGCCGCTGGTTCGTTATAAAACAGGTGACATCAGTTTTTTGATAGATGAGCCGTGCCAATGCGGCCGATTTACGCCCCGACTGGGTCCGATTCTCGGCCGAAAAAAACAGATGATTAAATTAAAGGGGACCACCCTTTATCCTCAATCAATCTATTCAGCTCTGAACGAAATTGATGAAATAGAAGATTATTATATAGTAGTTACCTCTAAAAATTTACTTTCGGATGAGGTTGTAATTCATACAGCGGTAAATGATAAAATTTATACCGCGCAAAAAATAGCAACAAAACTTCGGGCAAAGCTGCGTGTAAAACCTGATATAGTTATTACCGATAAAAAAAATGTTGAAAAGCATATCAACCGCCCTGGATCAAGGAAACACATCCGTTTTATTGACAGGAGATAAGAATATTCAATGAGTTGTTCCAGCCAGATCCACAATTTTGAATTCAAAATGGAGGATATTGAAAAAGCCGTCAAAAGCGGCCGGCTCCTCTCTATGGAAATAGAAGTGACTCTTAAATGCAATTTTCGATGTCCTTATTGTTATGTGCCGGACAAGGCAGCCCCTGAAAACGAATTATCACTGGATGAGATCAAGGACGTTATTCTGCAGGCCAGGGGTTTGGGCGCCGAAAAAATTATTCTGCTGGGCGGAGAGCCCGCGATTCATCCGAATATTCTGACAATTATCCGGTTTATCAGGGATCATGCTCTGGAGGTTGAGATGTTTACCAACGGATCGATGATTACTGAAGGTTTTGCGAAAGAATTATACAAAAACCGGGTCAGGGTTGTATTAAAAATGAATACCTTTGATGAAAAGCTTCAGGATTTGCTAACCGGCAAAAATGGTTCATTTAAGGTTATCCATAAAGCCTTAAGCAATCTCCGTCAGGCCGGATATCCATCAGAACAGACCTTCCTGGCTGTCAGTACAATCATCTGCCGGCAAAATCTCGATGAAATCCCGGAACTTTGGCGCTGGCTGCGGGATCGTGATATTGCCCCCTACTTTGAGATCATAACACCCCAGGAAAATGCTCTGACAAATGAGTGGCTGAATGTCCGCCCTGAAAAATTAAAAGATGTATTTTACCTGGTTTCGGAAATAGACCGGAAAGAGTATGGATATGTCTGGGACCCGCAACCGCCCCTGATGGGAAACAGATGTATGCGGCATCAATTTTCCTGCCTTGTTACTTCCAGGGGCGATGTTATGCCCTGTGTCGGGATTAACATTCCGGTGGGCAGCATCAGAAAAAAAAGACTGGCCGATATCATCAAAGATAGTGAAGTACTGCAAAACCTGAAAAATTATAAACAAACAATCAAGGGTCCGTGCGGCGCATGCGAAAAGGCCGACACATGCTACGGATGTCGGGGAGCTGCCTTTCAAATGACCGGGGATTATCTTGCATCCGACCCTCTCTGCTGGAAAAATATAGATAAGAGAGATGAGATTGTGAGTCTGCCATGCCCGATTAATGGTCTTATTCCGCAAAAACCACCCATGAGGGTGGTCGATAATATCCTCATGATTGGAGAACGTACTGCCGAGGTTTCCGTAACAATCGCAGAGGATATGCCCTTTATCGGACAGGATGGAGTTATCGATGAAACTGTCTACCTGGAAATGATGGC of Desulfosarcina sp. BuS5 contains these proteins:
- a CDS encoding CopG family antitoxin, with amino-acid sequence MDKIKLDKDEQEILESFERGEWKSVQNVKEEIVKHQQYAHKTLKKDKRVNIRMSSKILEEIQALAVEKGIPYQTLMYSVLYRYVSGYLIEKPRPNKSFEPDT
- a CDS encoding lysophospholipid acyltransferase family protein, with amino-acid sequence MERFRRAIKWYGIIVIKVLPFPFVRIIYEDLDQDKSIVPCIYICNHRSTSDPFLMSLLPFELVQVVNKWPFRIPILGIFAKWSGYLSVNEMAFEEFSSRVSTLLDQGVSIAAFPEGTRSGGKNMGQFHGAMFRIALQTRCPIVPVCITGNEMIPLKGSLLLRPGRIRIRKLKALKWEDYKDLTPFKFKNLVRNILAGEMISVEK
- a CDS encoding BrnT family toxin — protein: MDYYRWNKEKNEQLKIERGVSFEQITMHIERGDVLDIVAHPNQEKYPNQQLLLVEINDYAYLVPFVENENGKFLKTIIPSRKATRVYLGGKNG
- the nifU gene encoding Fe-S cluster assembly protein NifU; translated protein: MWEYTDKVKDHFLNPRNVGVIEDADGIGEVGSLSCGDALKLTFKVGENEKIIDAKFQTFGCASAIASSSALTEIIRGLTVDDAAKVTNDYIAKYLGDLPKEKMHCSVMGRDALEKAIAHYRGIPYQKPEGEIVCECFGVTDLEINRAITENSLTSVEDVTDFVKAGGGCGNCVEKIQEIIDTMQGKERSEKKKPQKMTNIQKIKLIEEILEQEIKPVLKKDGGNIELIDLDENTIYVKLRGACANCMTSQVTIKNFIENKIKELVSPELNVKEVKRETTHIC
- a CDS encoding phenylacetate--CoA ligase family protein is translated as MTDELFGYHDIGFSSSGVIKKLQEKILRRHLVYCKKHSPHYRKKFKKFDFDNFSLNRLHELPFTVKSDISRCNEDFLAVACDKIVDIVMTSGTTGLPLKMMYTGADLDRLAYNEEKSLAGCGITDKDRVLLTCTLDRCFIAGLAYFLGVRSIGAAAVRNGQNSLESQVEIIKLMRPTIIVGVPSFLIKLGMYIANTGADPRKTGITGLVCIGEPVRDMDLKLLKTGKDLTNIWNANLFSTYASTETVTTFCECEQQEGGHLHPDLAIAEIVDELGNPVPSGTAGEVVITPLSVEGMPLVRYKTGDISFLIDEPCQCGRFTPRLGPILGRKKQMIKLKGTTLYPQSIYSALNEIDEIEDYYIVVTSKNLLSDEVVIHTAVNDKIYTAQKIATKLRAKLRVKPDIVITDKKNVEKHINRPGSRKHIRFIDRR
- a CDS encoding radical SAM/SPASM domain-containing protein, translated to MSCSSQIHNFEFKMEDIEKAVKSGRLLSMEIEVTLKCNFRCPYCYVPDKAAPENELSLDEIKDVILQARGLGAEKIILLGGEPAIHPNILTIIRFIRDHALEVEMFTNGSMITEGFAKELYKNRVRVVLKMNTFDEKLQDLLTGKNGSFKVIHKALSNLRQAGYPSEQTFLAVSTIICRQNLDEIPELWRWLRDRDIAPYFEIITPQENALTNEWLNVRPEKLKDVFYLVSEIDRKEYGYVWDPQPPLMGNRCMRHQFSCLVTSRGDVMPCVGINIPVGSIRKKRLADIIKDSEVLQNLKNYKQTIKGPCGACEKADTCYGCRGAAFQMTGDYLASDPLCWKNIDKRDEIVSLPCPINGLIPQKPPMRVVDNILMIGERTAEVSVTIAEDMPFIGQDGVIDETVYLEMMAQSIAAFNGFMHAGMTSCSHEGLLLGAKKLTISGQSKVGDRLNISIFKQARYGDFGIIKGIITREDEVIADGEIKIWQKI
- a CDS encoding B12-binding domain-containing radical SAM protein, encoding MNLKILLVRPYPYMPTSKWLQTMLLLEPYAQELIAGAVQEPHDVKICDLAVHKKPVAAFKKALQEYQPDFIGFGGFSGQFRTNKELAAIAKKILPEAVVCIGGIHSSSIPLDCKYPELFDLVVRGDGVSAIKVIIAAMERGEKLPESQWILQPASENFDELAKKPPPALHPDGINTKPRRDLIDVSKYYCLCYGEPGRKTKTLFPEIACVRTSVGCPNRCSFCVVHFLASGKYLQRKVEDVVDEIESLPQEYIYFVDDETFINTKRMSKIAEMLIARGIKKKYLSWARSDTICNHPELFKLWKKAGLEFVYIGFESLKEETLNAYNKNATPSQNREAREILRDLNLNIHAALMINPDFEEEDFITVQKTIKEMAPAEFAFTIFSPPPGTNDFHDSQDNFICEDPCLYYDCLHTILPTKLPLRRFYRYFAILYAMGAAYVPSRINKVKVPFRDLYKFIWKGIKFGWHLKRLYRDYDKKYW